A section of the Salvelinus sp. IW2-2015 linkage group LG7, ASM291031v2, whole genome shotgun sequence genome encodes:
- the sike1 gene encoding suppressor of IKBKE 1, translated as MACTLEKVLGDARTLLERLKEHDTAAEGLIEQSGALSQKVQGMREVGNALPDKYMEDSSEIQELSKYKPHVLLTQENTQIKELQQENRELWLSLEEHQYALELIMGRYRKQMLQLMMEKKELDTKPVLSLHEDHAKEVQSQLERICEMGQVMRRAVQVDDQHYCSVRERLAQLEIENKELRDLLTISKSSVRPQKEDSSQSATEEEAEPGTNQ; from the exons ATGGCGTGCACTTTGGAAAAGGTTCTTGGCGATGCTCGCACGCTGCTTGAGAGGCTCAAAGAGCACGACACGGCGGCGGAAGGACTAATCGAGCAGTCTGGAGCGCTCAGCCAGAAGGTTCAGGGCATGAGAGAGGTGGGGAATGCCCTTCCAGACAAG TACATGGAGGACAGTTCTGAGATACAGGAGTTGTCAAAGTACAAGCCTCACGTCCTGTTAACGCAAGAGAATACCCAAATAAAGGAACTACAGCAAGAAAACCGAG AACTGTGGCTGTCTTTGGAGGAGCACCAGTATGCACTAGAATTGATCATGGGTAGATACCGCAAGCAAATGCTTCAGCTTATGATGGAAAAGAAGGAGCTGGACACAAAGCCTGTTCTTAGCCTTCATGAGGACCATGCCAAG GAAGTGCAAAGCCAACTGGAGCGGATATGCGAGATGGGTCAGGTGATGAGAAGAGCTGTTCAGGTGGATGACCAGCACTACTGCTCTGTGCGAGAGAGGCTTGCCCAGCTAGAG ATTGAAAACAAGGAGCTGCGAGATCTACTGACCATTAGTAAGAGTTCTGTGAGGCCACAGAAGGAAGACTCCAGCCAATCAGCGACAGAGGAAGAAGCCGAACCGGGGACCAATCAGTGA